The following coding sequences are from one Lolium rigidum isolate FL_2022 chromosome 6, APGP_CSIRO_Lrig_0.1, whole genome shotgun sequence window:
- the LOC124665357 gene encoding uncharacterized protein LOC124665357 yields the protein MRKGLHPQMQWISYVTQSGRLINVMMTKVNHTGKVYHMRAKRQMAQSLGQIAKFKRRYEQEAAEESNSK from the coding sequence ATGAGGAAGGGACTACACCCTCAGATGCAGTGGATCTCGTACGTGACACAGAGCGGCAGGCTGATCAACGTGATGATGACCAAGGTCAACCACACCGGCAAGGTGTACCACATGAGGGCGAAGCGCCAGATGGCACAGAGCCTGGGACAGATCGCAAAGTTCAAACGCCGGTACGAGCAGGAAGCAGCGGAGGAGAGCAACAGCAAGTAG